One window of the Eucalyptus grandis isolate ANBG69807.140 chromosome 8, ASM1654582v1, whole genome shotgun sequence genome contains the following:
- the LOC104414383 gene encoding LOW QUALITY PROTEIN: glutamyl-tRNA(Gln) amidotransferase subunit B, chloroplastic/mitochondrial (The sequence of the model RefSeq protein was modified relative to this genomic sequence to represent the inferred CDS: inserted 9 bases in 7 codons; substituted 2 bases at 2 genomic stop codons), translating into MALLLCRGIRMYPPLLNYAAFLRRKSHVFYCAMSTTKLKQRTQGSQSTPIKISPHXKEKGLDDVLKDYEAIIGIETHVQLSTLTKAFCSCPYHYGSQPNTNISPVCMGLPGALPPXNSKVIECAVRLGLALNCKLNLKSKFDXKQYFYPDLPKGYQISQFDVPVAYGGHIDLDLPVEFGGGHRRFGITRVHMEEDAGKLLHXNGSYSQKLVDLNRAGVPLLEIVXEPDMRNGIEAAEYAAELQRLVRYLGVGNGNMQEGSLRCDVNISVRPIGQVKFGTKWFLILFSFGVEIKNLNSFSSVNRAIDFEIVRQALLLSEGRXSDCAETRLWEEGSRKTVTMRKKEGLSDYMILSEPXFARVTLTKDYVDSIRNCPPELPGSEARRYEKMGLXMQDILFLANDVNVAEFFDATIAKGADVKSAANRIMGDIAAYMKNEKLSIDDIKLTPQELASXIASIKGGTISGKIGKEILFELMAKGGTKKGMIEEKDLVQIADPAEIEKMVDKVLLDNPKQLEQYRGGKTKLQGYFAGQVMKASKGKANPGLLNKILLEKLNAKS; encoded by the exons ATGGCTTTGTTATTATGCAGAGGGATCCGGATGTATCCTCCATTGCTGAATTATGCTGCATTCTTGAGAAGAAAGAGTCACGTATTCTATTGCGCAATGAGCACTACGAAGCTCAAACAAAGAACACAAGGAAGCCAATCGACGCCAATCAAAATCTCCCCAC GAAAGGAGAAAGGACTTGATGATGTGCTAAAAGATTATGAAGCAATAATTGGCATAGAGACTCACGTACAGCTCTCAACGCTTACCAAGGCCTTCTGCAGTTGCCCTTACCATTATGGGTCTCAACCGAACACCAATATCTCGCCCGTATGCATGGGTTTGCCTGGTGCATTGCCGCC GAACTCAAAGGTTATTGAATGCGCTGTGAGATTGGGTCTTGCTCTCAATTGCAAGTTGAACTTAAAATCAAAGTTTG AGAAGCAGTACTTCTATCCAGATCTCCCAAAAGGTTATCAAATATCCCAATTTGATGTCCCGGTTGCTTATGGTGGTCACATAGATCTGGATCTCCCGGTGGAATTTGGTGGTGGACACAGGAGGTTTGGCATAACTAGGGTTCATATGGAAGAGGATGCAGGAAAGCTACTTCACTGAAATGGGAGTTATTCTCAGAAATT GGTTGATTTAAATAGAGCAGGAGTACCATTGCTTGAAATCG TCGAGCCCGACATGCGAAATGGTATTGAAGCGGCAGAGTATGCAGCAGAACTACAGAGGTTGGTTCGATATCTTGGTGTCGGTAATGGCAATATGCAGGAAGGTTCACTGCGTTGTGATGTTAACATTTCTGTTCGGCCTATTGGGCAAGTGAAATTTGGCACAAAG tggtttttgattttgttttcttttggcgTCGAGATAAAGAATCTGAATTCCTTTTCTTCGGTAAATAGGGCCATTGACTTTGAGATTGTAAGGCAGGCTCTTCTCCTAAGTGAAGGTCGATGATCTGATTGTGCAGAAACTCGTCTTTGGGAAGAAGGCTCTCGG AAAACAGTTACAatgaggaaaaaggaaggaCTTTCAGATTACATGATACTTTCCGAGCC ATTTGCCAGGGTTACTCTTACTAAAGATTATGTCGATAGCATTCGTAATTGTCCGCCCGAACTTCCCGGAAGTGAAGCGCGAAGGTATGAAAAGATGGGAC AGATGCAAGACATCCTTTTCCTTGCAAATGATGTGAAT GTAGCTGAGTTTTTTGATGCAACTATTGCAAAGGGTGCTGATGTGAAGTCGGCAGCCAACCGGATAATGGGCGATATTGCTGCctacatgaaaaatgaaaagttgtcCATCGATGATATTAAACTTACGCCTCAAGAGTTGGCGA CGATAGCTTCTATCAAAGGAGGGACTATTAGTGGGAAGATAGGAAAAGAG ATATTGTTTGAGCTAATGGCTAAAGGTGGAACAAAGAAGGGAATGATTGAAGAAAAGGACCTGGT ACAGATCGCTGATCCAGCTGAAATTGAGAAGATGGTGGACAAAGTGCTTTTAGATAACCCTAAGCAATTGGAACAGTATCGTGGAGGCAAAACTAAGCTTCAAGGCTATTTTGCCGGCCAG GTAATGAAAGCGTCAAAGGGCAAAGCGAACCCAGGACTCCTAAACAAGATTCTACTTGAGAAATTAAATGCAAAGAGTTGA